The following DNA comes from Meiothermus sp..
GAGTCGAGCCGTGTCCTCCTTGGCAACGGTGGCTGAACTGACGTTGCCGTTGGTGCGAGTGGGGGGATTTGTGCTGGTGCAGAAGGGTGCTAACGTTGAACAGGAAATTGCGGGAGCCAGAGGAGCGCTTCGTAAACTTGGAGGGGAAATAGATCAGATTTTGCGACTGGAGTTGCCCATATCCAAAGAGGCACGCAACCTGATAATTCTCAGAAAAGTTGCAACCACGCCACCAGCTTACCCACGCAAACCTGGGGTTCCGGCAAAAAATCCGTTATCCTAGTGGGCAAGGTGAAGCGAATTGGTGTTGTAAATCAAAAAGGGGGTGTGGGCAAGACCACAACGGCTGTGAATCTGGCAGCATATTTGGCTAAAGCCGGACAAAAGGTGCTGCTGGTTGACCTTGACCCCCAGGTCAATGCTACCTCGGGGGTGGGACGGGCTGCTCATCAACATAATATCTATACTGCACTGATGGGATCAGGCCGGGTTCAAGATGCGGTGGTTAATGTGGCCGATGGGCTTGATCTGCTTCCCTCGAGCCCAGATTTGGTTGGGGCTTCGGCTGAGCTCCTCGAAAAACCCACCCGACTGGCCGAGGTATTGCGGCCACTCGAGCCCCACTACGACCTGATCTTGCTGGACGCGCCACCAAGCCTTGGGCCTATCACCATCAATGTGTTGGCAGCGGCGGAAGGCTTGATTGTACCGGTGCAGGCCGAATACTATGCCCTGGAGGGCATTGCCGGCCTTATGGAGACCATCGACCAAGTGCGTACCAGTTTGAACCCGGCCTTGCGACTCCTGGGTGTGTTGATTACTATGTACGACCCCCGTACCCTACTGTCCCAGCAAGTAGAGAGCAATATTCGCGCGAATTTGGGAGAAAAGGTTTTCTGGACAGTGATTCCGCGTAACGTTCGTTTAGCCGAAGCTCCCAGTTACGGTCAGGATATAAGTCAGTATGCGCCGACCAGTAGTGGCGCGCATGCCTACCGACGCCTGGCTGAGGAGGTGATGCGCCGTGTCCAAGAAGCCTAGCGGTCTGGGCAAGGGTTTGGAGGCTTTGCTACCCAAAACCACAACCTCTTTAACCAAGCTTCCCCTCGCACTTATTAAGCCCAATCCAGGGCAACCCCGCCGCCTCTTCGACCCAGCTGCCCTGGAAGAACTGGCAGCCTCGATAAAAGAAAAGGGTCTGCTACAACCGCTGCTGGTACGCCCAAAGGGTGATATGTACGAGCTGGTGGCCGGTGAGCGGCGCTTCAAGGCTTCTCAGATTGCTGGATTACGTGAGGTTCCGGTGGTCATTAAGGACATCGGCGAACGTGAAGCCTTAGAGATAGCTCTTATTGAGAACCTACAGCGCGAAGATCTAAACCCCATGGAAGAGGCCGAGGGGTACAAGCGCTTGGTGGAAATGGGCATGACTCAAGAAGAGGTGGCCAAGGCGGTGGGAAAAGCCCGCGTAACGGTTACCAATGCCCTTCGTCTGCTGCAACTAACCCCCGAAATCAAAAAAGCCTTGGAAGAAAACAAGATAAGTGCCGGACATGCCCGGGCCCTCTTGATGCTGCCAGAATCAAAGCGAAACTGGGGATTGTCGGAGGTGCTGGCCAAACAGCTCAGTGTGCGGGAGACCGAAAGACTCAAAGATAAGCTAGCGGCCTCGAGCACGCGCTCCAAGAGTGAAGAAGCCTATGCTGATATTGCACGTCATCTCTCGCACCGACTGGGCACCAAGGTGCGCTTTACAAGCATGAAAAAAGGCAAGATAGAAATCAGCTACCACTCCGAAGAAGAACTAAGTGCGATCTTGCAGGCGCTGGGCTACGAGGGCTGATACCAAGTTCGGTGTAAATCACCGAAGCGGAATTCGTATAGCCCCTTCCACGTCGGTGCGCCGGACTTGTAAGCCATATTGGTTTAGTCGTTCCAAAACAGCGCCTGACGGATGACCGTAAGGGTTGTTTCCTACGCCAATCAATGCCACCGTAGGCTGAAAATTCTGTAACAGATGGGTGCTGGTACTGGTCTCGGAGCCGTGGTGTCCTACCTTGAGAATGTCTACCGGTTGAGCCTCCCAGTAGATCTCGGCCGAAGCTGGGGCATCGCCGGTAAACAGCACCTTTCGGCCGTTGTACTCCAGAACAAACACCAGACTACGTGCGTTATCCTCGATCTCGAGGCCTTGAGGCCCAAGGAATCGCAGACGGGCTCCAGCCAGCATCAGCTCGGTTCCAGCACGAGCAAACAAAACCGGAACCCTGTGCAACTCAGCACTTCGATGCAGAGCATCATCCAGCGCGTCTCCCCGAACCCGGGGCCCACTGACCAGGGTACCGACCGGAAAATTCTCAATGATTTTTGGCAGCGCCTCCACATGATCGCCGTCGGGATGGGTAGCGATGATCAGGTCGAGATCATCTACCGCCAAAGCCCTTAATGCCTGTTCTAGTCGCGGGTAAGCCCAGCCACGGCCCCCGTCTACCAGGATTTCCACTCCTCCAGGAAGCCGCACCAGAATCGCGTCGCCCTGACCCACATCAAGTTGCCAAAGCTCGGCGCGGGGCGGATACTGAGATAACACAGAAGCCAGCACCGCTGTAGCAGTAAGTCCGCCGGCGTGTGACCAACCAAGATAACCATATAGCCCGAGCAGCAGAGGAAAAACGCCGAGGTAATACAAACCGAACCCCAGTGGGCTGATCTCACCCCAGTGGAGCATGGGCCCGTTAGATAACCATCCGACGATATTCAGAATAAACGTACCCAGAATTTCGGTGGGGATGGCTAGTAAGCCACCCAACACAAGTTTGAGGAAGCCCAGAGGAACTATAACGCTAAGCAGTGGCAAAACCAGGAGGTTTGCAATAGGGGATATCAACGGGAGTTGGTGGAAGTGGTGAAGTATGAGGGGAAGAATCAGGAGTTGAGCTGCCAGCGTGACAGCCACCGAAGACCATACCCACTGCTTCCAGCCCTCGAGCCGCGGTATACGTGGAAGCACCAGGGCCATACCCAGTACAGCCAAGTAGGAAAGTTGGGCGGAAAGGCTGAAGATGGCGTGGGGCTCGAGTACCAATTGCACAAACAAAGCCAATGCCAATGCGGACAGAAGCGTTACCCGGCCACGCCCCATGAATAGCCCCAACAACACCAGACTGGCCATGATTACTGCCCGCACCAGCGAGGGCTGGGGCCCGACTAGCCACAGATATAGCAAAAGTAAAGCAATGGTTACCAAATAGCGCCAGACTCCAAGCCAGTAAAGCAGCAGCACGAAGAAGCTGGTCAGAATCCCCACGTGAAGACCTGATAGGGCCAGCGCATGAGCCAGACCGGCTCGCTGGAACTCTCCGTAAGCCTCGCCTAGATCGCGCCGTTCCCCCAGGGTTAAGGCAGAGATCAGGGCGGCTACAGAAGGGGAAAGCCCAGCCAGGAGCTGGTTTTTTAGGTGTAGCGAGGGGTTGTATGGAAGGGACTCATAACGCACCACTCGACCAGCACGCAAGACTGCAGTGACGCCCAGCCCGCGCAGCCAGGTTTGCTGATCGAACCCTCCCGGGTTACGCTTGGTGACGGGGCGCAGCAAATGGCCTTCCAAGGTGTAGAACCCATCCCGTAGCCTGGGGAAATAATGCACATATACCCGTCCTTGCGATGTGTGTAGAAACCCCTCTTGTAAAGTTCCTTCGAGACGCACCCATTGCCCGATTTGAGGGGTCCACGGATCTTTAGCCCAGTTCAGGTGCAGTATCACCAGCATATAGGCCAGAAGACCCAACCAGCGCGCTATTTGCGAGAGCCAGAGCCCGCCCAGTAAGCCCACGAAGGCCAGGGGGGTGAGCTGGCTAAGAGCCCCCAGCAAAGCGCCTAGCCCCAGGGCGAGGGGGATCATAGGGTAACCAAGGGACGCAGTCGCTCCAACAGCTTCGAACCCACGCCCTTGATGCGGTCGAGCTCATCGATGGAACGGTAAGGACGACCCTCGATGATGCGCTGGGCGAGTGCAGGGCCAATGCCAGGCAGGCTCTCGAGCTCGGCTTGACTAGCAGTGTTGAGACTGACCTTGTCGACCTCGGGCAAAGCGGGGCCGGGCTTTAGGGCTGGCGGAACTGATGCCGAGGCAGCCGTGGGGGAGGCTTTGAGCTCGACGGGGGCAAAGCGCACACTCAGATTGGGCCAGAGGCTTGCTAATCCAAGCCCAAGTACCACAACCACATAAGCTGTGCTTAGCCACCGCTTCATAAGACCCAAAGGGGGTTATCTCACGGGTGCTGGGCAAGGTTAGTAGGGCTCAGATAAGCGCCACTGAATTAGCGCTAGTGAAAGACCGACGGCAATTACCCCTAGCGGAACCCAAATATCGCTGGTCAAGCCCATGTTTACCACCAAATACCCAACTGTAACCACGGCCGTAATCAGCGCGGATACTTTTAGCAAGACCGAGATAATGCGCTGGGTTGGGCTAAGACTTTTGGCAGCAGTGTGCGCCATGGGCGTCGTGGTTACGCTGCTTTGCACCTCTTGAGTCGAGATGGTGGGGGTGGTTTTGGGCTCGGACACTCCGGTGGCCGTGGCAGACCTGGGTGAGCCGTCGTAGGCCCAAATGGAGTTGGTGGGCTCGTCGGGCAGGGTTTTGGCTGGTTCGGTGATGTGGATCTGACTTGGAGCAGCCTCAACTACCGGTGGCGCTTCTTGTGGTGTAGGGTAGGTGGGAGGAGGGGTGGGGGTGCTGGAGGCCCTGACCTCACCCTCGTCACGCACGTCGGGCGCTGGTGGGGGCGTTTCGACTTTTGAAGACCCCTCGGCCTTGGCCCTCAGGACATGTCCCTTAAGCGACTCCAGGAAGAGCTTTAGCTCCTCTTTTTGGAAAGCGGCTGGGGCGATGGCCATGAGGATTCCCTGGTCGCTCATGACATCCACGGTGCCCGTCTGCTTATTGACGCTAATGCGCTTGATTTGGGCAAGCTGTGCGCTCTGGTGGGCGTTGTCGTCTAAGTAAAACAATTCACGGCTGCTTAGGGCCAGAAGACCGCCAGGGCCCTCGAGCCGAGCAATGATCTCTGACTGGGCCAATTGTAGAAGGCGCTCATCGTATTTACCCATGAATAGCAGTCTACAACATACCAAGGCCAGCTTGCTTCATACTTCGCGCAAATTTCAGCCAAAGATGGTTCAACCGTGCCTCCCGGGCACAAGGGCCGGTATTGTTGGATACTCTAAGAAAGAGGAAACCAGATGACTTTTGCCCGACCAATGCTGCTAGGTCACCGTGGCTCACCACATCGAGCCAAAGAAAACACCCTCGAGTCCTTTCGCAAGGCCCTGGAGACCGGCCTGGACGGCATCGAGCTCGACCTGCACCGCACCCGCGACGGGGTGCTGGTGGTGCACCACGACTTTGAGCTACAGGGCCAGCCCATCGCCGCGCTGGACTGGCCTACCTTGCAGCAACAAGCACCCTGGCTGCCCCGGCTCGAGCAGGTCTTTGCGCTGGCCGAAGAGTTTCCGCAGGCCTGGCTCAACCTCGAGCTCAAAAGCCAGCCCGGCCCTTCGGATGGGCGTGAAGCCCTGCTGGTGCAGGCCTTACACGGCTGGCCGGGCCGCGCGCGGGCCTGGATTAGCAGCTTCGACCCGCTGGCCCTGATCCGGCTGTACCGCTTAGGGGTGGGTGTACCGCTGGCCCTGCTCTACTCCGAGCCCGAGATGGAGGAACTGGTGCCCTGCCTGCCAGTGCAGGGGGTGCATCCGCAGGCCAATTTATTGAGCCGGGAAAAAGTAGAGCACCTAAAGGCTCGAGGGCTGTTTGTAGTCACCTGGACAGTTAACCAGGTCAAAGCCGCGCGGGAACTGCTGGATTGGGGTGTGGATGGGGTAATCGGCGATTGGCCCGAGCAGTTACTGGCCGCTCGAGGTTGATCTGACCGCGGATTTTGCACCTGACTTACCTGATTCTTGCGCTAGTCTTTTGATATGCATGAAGTGCAGTTCAAACTTATTGCCGCCACCGATCCCGATATATTTCAGGAACGCCTCAACCGCTTTGTAGAGAATCTTCCAGAGGAGGCCCTTCTGGTAGATGTGAAGTTTTCCACCTCCCAGACCGGCTCGCAAACCACCTATGCCGCCTTGGTGCAGTACAAGTCGGTTGAGGCGTGGAAGGAGTAGGGGAGACCTAGGCCACCTGCAGGGTCTGCTCGATGCGCTGTAGGGCCAGGGGAATGTCTTCGTCTTGTAGGTCGCGGTGGGTGACGAAGCGCACCCGGC
Coding sequences within:
- a CDS encoding ParA family protein, with the translated sequence MLVGKVKRIGVVNQKGGVGKTTTAVNLAAYLAKAGQKVLLVDLDPQVNATSGVGRAAHQHNIYTALMGSGRVQDAVVNVADGLDLLPSSPDLVGASAELLEKPTRLAEVLRPLEPHYDLILLDAPPSLGPITINVLAAAEGLIVPVQAEYYALEGIAGLMETIDQVRTSLNPALRLLGVLITMYDPRTLLSQQVESNIRANLGEKVFWTVIPRNVRLAEAPSYGQDISQYAPTSSGAHAYRRLAEEVMRRVQEA
- a CDS encoding ParB/RepB/Spo0J family partition protein, whose product is MSKKPSGLGKGLEALLPKTTTSLTKLPLALIKPNPGQPRRLFDPAALEELAASIKEKGLLQPLLVRPKGDMYELVAGERRFKASQIAGLREVPVVIKDIGEREALEIALIENLQREDLNPMEEAEGYKRLVEMGMTQEEVAKAVGKARVTVTNALRLLQLTPEIKKALEENKISAGHARALLMLPESKRNWGLSEVLAKQLSVRETERLKDKLAASSTRSKSEEAYADIARHLSHRLGTKVRFTSMKKGKIEISYHSEEELSAILQALGYEG
- a CDS encoding ComEC/Rec2 family competence protein, with amino-acid sequence MLVILHLNWAKDPWTPQIGQWVRLEGTLQEGFLHTSQGRVYVHYFPRLRDGFYTLEGHLLRPVTKRNPGGFDQQTWLRGLGVTAVLRAGRVVRYESLPYNPSLHLKNQLLAGLSPSVAALISALTLGERRDLGEAYGEFQRAGLAHALALSGLHVGILTSFFVLLLYWLGVWRYLVTIALLLLYLWLVGPQPSLVRAVIMASLVLLGLFMGRGRVTLLSALALALFVQLVLEPHAIFSLSAQLSYLAVLGMALVLPRIPRLEGWKQWVWSSVAVTLAAQLLILPLILHHFHQLPLISPIANLLVLPLLSVIVPLGFLKLVLGGLLAIPTEILGTFILNIVGWLSNGPMLHWGEISPLGFGLYYLGVFPLLLGLYGYLGWSHAGGLTATAVLASVLSQYPPRAELWQLDVGQGDAILVRLPGGVEILVDGGRGWAYPRLEQALRALAVDDLDLIIATHPDGDHVEALPKIIENFPVGTLVSGPRVRGDALDDALHRSAELHRVPVLFARAGTELMLAGARLRFLGPQGLEIEDNARSLVFVLEYNGRKVLFTGDAPASAEIYWEAQPVDILKVGHHGSETSTSTHLLQNFQPTVALIGVGNNPYGHPSGAVLERLNQYGLQVRRTDVEGAIRIPLR
- a CDS encoding ComEA family DNA-binding protein gives rise to the protein MKRWLSTAYVVVVLGLGLASLWPNLSVRFAPVELKASPTAASASVPPALKPGPALPEVDKVSLNTASQAELESLPGIGPALAQRIIEGRPYRSIDELDRIKGVGSKLLERLRPLVTL
- a CDS encoding glycerophosphodiester phosphodiesterase, which translates into the protein MTFARPMLLGHRGSPHRAKENTLESFRKALETGLDGIELDLHRTRDGVLVVHHDFELQGQPIAALDWPTLQQQAPWLPRLEQVFALAEEFPQAWLNLELKSQPGPSDGREALLVQALHGWPGRARAWISSFDPLALIRLYRLGVGVPLALLYSEPEMEELVPCLPVQGVHPQANLLSREKVEHLKARGLFVVTWTVNQVKAARELLDWGVDGVIGDWPEQLLAARG